Proteins from one Chaetodon auriga isolate fChaAug3 chromosome 19, fChaAug3.hap1, whole genome shotgun sequence genomic window:
- the s1pr3b gene encoding sphingosine 1-phosphate receptor 3 encodes MVNPQIFLHYNYTGKLDHRPSVGSSPGTVDTKTIVFLIICSFIVLENLTVLTAIWRNHRFHNRMYFFIGNLALCDLLAGVAYLVNLLLSGEKTLQLSPALWFVREGSMFVALGASIFSLLAIAIERHLTMIKMRPYDASKNYRVFLLIGTCWLIAISLGALPILGWNCLDNLPECSTVLPLYTKKYVAFCIIVFMVLLLAMSVLYARIYILVKSSSQKVSKHRNSEHAMSLLRTVIIVVGVFIACWTPIFILLLLDVACEQRCPILYKADWFIAVAVLNSAMNPVIYTLASREMRRAFLGLVCGVCYRERALVNGSGNKQSLEPSRSRSKSWSSQNNPNQSQQSFRQAELEREQEADTGHGQVSVVAGGAAQAVLESDRKD; translated from the coding sequence ATGGTAAACCCTCAGATCTTCCTCCACTACAACTACACGGGGAAGCTGGACCACCGGCCCAGCGTCGGCTCGAGCCCCGGCACCGTGGACACCAAAACCATCGTGTTCCTCATCATATGCAGCTTCATCGTCCTGGAGAACCTCACCGTGCTGACCGCAATATGGAGGAACCACAGGTTCCACAACCGCATGTACTTCTTCATCGGAAACCTGGCGCTTTGCGACCTGCTGGCTGGAGTCGCTTACCTGGTCAACCTGCTCCTGTCAGGAGAGAAGACCCTGCAGCTCTCACCTGCACTCTGGTTTGTCAGAGAGGGAAGCATGTTTGTCGCCCTTGGTGCCTCCATTTTCAGTCTCCTGGCTATTGCAATAGAGAGACACCTGACTATGATCAAAATGAGGCCTTATGATGCCAGCAAGAACTACAGAGTGTTTCTGCTCATAGGGACCTGCTGGCTGATCGCTATATCTCTTGGAGCTTTGCCTATTCTGGGCTGGAACTGCCTGGACAATCTCCCTGAGTGCTCCACAGTCCTCCCTCTCTACACCAAGAAATATGTAGCTTTCTGTATCATAGTTTTCATGGTTTTGCTCTTGGCCATGTCAGTCCTTTATGCCCGCATCTACATCCTGGTAAAGTCCAGCAGCCAAAAGGTGAGCAAGCACAGAAACTCTGAGCATGCCATGTCGCTGCTGCGCACTGTCATCATTGTAGTTGGGGTCTTCATCGCCTGCTGGACGCCCATCTTCATCCTGCTCCTGCTGGATGTGGCCTGTGAGCAGCGCTGCCCCATCCTCTACAAGGCTGACTGGTTCATCGCGGTGGCCGTGCTCAACTCAGCCATGAACCCAGTCATCTACACTCTGGCCAGCCGCGAGATGAGACGGGCCTTCCTGGGTCTGGTGTGTGGCGTTTGCTACAGGGAGAGGGCTTTAGTCAATGGCAGCGGGAACAAGCAGTCTCTGGAGCCCAGCCGCAGCAGGAGCAAGTCGTGGAGCAGCCAGAACAACCCCAACCAGAGCCAGCAGAGCTTCAGGCAGGCGGAGctggagagggagcaggaggcagACACAGGCCATGGCCAGGTGTCAGTGGTGGCAGGAGGGGCTGCTCAGGCCGTCCTCGAGAGTGacagaaaagactga
- the zbtb7c gene encoding zinc finger and BTB domain-containing protein 7C translates to MVHHREEDLIGIPFPNHSSDVLCSLNEQRRDGLLCDVILIVRDQEYRTHRSVLAACSQYFKKLFTVATTDGGDHHHTAAVYEIDFVAPECLTAILEFAYTSTLTVTASNVKEILNAAQMLEIPCIINVCLEIMDSGGGGGGGGRAGEAEEDEEEEEDAEEDEEEEEEEEDEEEDAGSRKDEQEEEEDNVSERSLQSSESRGEQTPPGTEDSPPPSTSTYHQQFDLSSQSQSPDAMRGKQESMESRALKDFSIESLLQEGLYPRMSTLDRRANFSPLLPGFYPSMWAADFPAFPKQLLDPSHHQHPHAGVSPQTRLPHVFPTSAPLEASRPLDLAVKREIIKEEMKEEVPLSLLHGNFLKDFVNSGLGSTMNAGAVPSEGHALGPIKDEADFRSYLSFLSSASHLGALFPPWQLEEERKMKPKASQQCPICNKVIQGAGKLPRHMRTHTGEKPYMCTICEVRFTRQDKLKIHMRKHTGERPYICLHCNSKFVHNYDLKNHLRIHTGVRPYQCEHCYKSFTRSDHLHRHIKRQSCRISRPRRGRKPAAWRSTPTSNFLCPPTAATNRFEENGLNPAYQGVKNHGLGEMLGLGNRGLGFKSADGAGRESREERRAEGKHVAEEEKAGAGRQRGVFAFALAGEEVLTHSPFYASTSDPWTMRLERAPPIPEPAK, encoded by the exons atggTTCATCACAGAGAAGAGGACCTGATTGGGATCCCCTTCCCGAATCACAGCAGCGATGTCCTGTGCAGCCTCAATGAGCAGCGTCGTGACGGGCTGCTCTGCGATGTCATCCTCATCGTCCGTGACCAGGAGTACCGCACCCACCGCTCCGTTCTGGCCGCTTGCAGCCAGTACTTCAAAAAGCTCTTCACAGTGGCCACCACCGACGGCGGGGACCACCATCACACGGCCGCAGTGTACGAAATCGACTTTGTGGCTCCTGAGTGTCTCACGGCCATCCTGGAGTTCGCCTACACTTCTACTCTGACTGTGACGGCGTCCAACGTCAAAGAGATCCTGAACGCTGCGCAGATGCTGGAGATCCCGTGCATCATCAACGTTTGCCTGGAGATCATGGACAGTGGGGGTGGAGGCGGCGGAGGAGGCAGAGCgggggaagcagaggaggatgaagaggaagaggaggacgcagaggaagatgaggaggaggaagaagaggaggaggatgaagaggaggacgcGGGGTCGAGAAAGgacgagcaggaggaggaggaggacaatgTCAGCGAGAGGTCACTGCAGTCTTCAGAGAGCAGGGGGGAGCAGACGCCACCAGGAACGGAGGACTCGCCGCCTCCCAGCACCTCCACATACCACCAGCAGTTTGACCTGTCATCCCAGTCGCAGTCCCCAGACGCTATGAGAGGAAAACAG GAGAGTATGGAGAGTCGGGCTTTGAAGGATTTCTCCATTGAGTCTCTCCTCCAAGAAGGGCTGTACCCTCGTATGTCGACACTGGATAGGAGGGCCaacttctcccctctccttccagGCTTCTACCCCTCCATGTGGGCTGCCGACTTCCCTGCCTTCCCCAAACAGCTCCTGGATCCCAGCCACCACCAGCATCCCCACGCAGGAGTCTCACCACAAACCAGGCTCCCCCACGTCTTTCCCACCTCTGCACCACTCGAGGCCTCCAGGCCCCTTGATCTAGCTGTGAAAAGAGAGATCataaaggaggagatgaaagaggaggtCCCTCTCAGTCTGCTCCATGGCAACTTCCTGAAGGATTTCGTCAACTCGGGCCTGGGCAGCACCATGAACGCTGGGGCAGTGCCTTCAGAAGGTCACGCTCTGGGTCCGATAAAGGACGAGGCCGACTTCCGGTCGTACCTGAGCTTCCTGAGCTCTGCATCCCACCTGGGTGCGCTGTTCCCCCCctggcagctggaggaggagaggaagatgaagccCAAAGCGTCCCAGCAGTGTCCAATCTGCAACAAGGTCATTCAAGGAGCTGGGAAGCTGCCACGACACATGAGGACGCATACGGGAGAGAAGCCGTACATGTGCACTATCTGTGAAGTACGATTCACCAG ACAAGACAAACTCAAGATCCACATGAGGAAGCACACAGGTGAGCGTCCCTACATCTGCCTCCACTGCAATTCCAAGTTTGTCCACAACTACGACCTGAAAAACCACCTGCGTATCCACACGGGCGTCCGTCCATACCAGTGTGAGCACTGCTACAAAAGCTTCACACGGTCCGACCACCTACATCGACACATCAAGAGGCAGAGCTGCCGCATCTCCCGCCCCCGGCGAGGACGAAAGCCAGCTGCTTGGCGATCCACACCCACCAGCAACTTCCTGTGCCCCCCCACTGCTGCCACCAACCGGTTTGAGGAGAACGGGTTAAACCCTGCATACCAGGGAGTCAAGAATCACGGACTCGGGGAGATGCTAGGCCTCGGCAACAGGGGTCTGGGATTTAAGAGTGCGGACGGTGCGGGCagggagagcagggaggaaCGGCGAGCAGAGGGGAAGCACGtcgcagaggaggagaaagcaggagcagggaggcagagaggagtgtTTGCCTTCGCCTTGGCTGGAGAAGAAGTACTTACCCACTCTCCATTTTACGCttcgacctctgacccctggACCATGAGACTGGAGCGTGCTCCACCCATCCCTGAGCCGGCCAAATGA